One Novosphingobium sp. G106 DNA segment encodes these proteins:
- a CDS encoding Zn-ribbon domain-containing OB-fold protein, which translates to MGTPERKLPALTPETTAFWTGGKDGQLLIQQCGTCGRYQHPPQPLCPSCRTETMAPTPVSGRGKVKTFTVNHQQWLPSQAPTFVFAAIELPEQDELYVFSNVLAPPEAVHSGLPVTVCFEQQEDVWVPLFKPETGNA; encoded by the coding sequence ATGGGCACGCCCGAGCGGAAGCTGCCCGCCCTGACGCCGGAGACCACGGCATTCTGGACCGGCGGCAAGGACGGGCAACTGCTAATCCAGCAGTGCGGCACCTGCGGCCGCTATCAGCATCCGCCACAGCCGCTCTGCCCTTCCTGCCGGACCGAGACGATGGCACCGACGCCCGTCTCGGGCCGCGGCAAGGTCAAGACCTTCACGGTCAACCACCAGCAGTGGCTGCCGAGCCAGGCCCCCACCTTCGTCTTCGCAGCGATAGAACTGCCCGAGCAGGACGAGCTCTACGTCTTCAGCAACGTGCTCGCGCCACCCGAGGCCGTGCATTCCGGCCTGCCGGTGACGGTCTGCTTCGAGCAGCAGGAAGACGTCTGGGTGCCGCTGTTCAAGCCGGAGACGGGCAATGCTTGA